In Miscanthus floridulus cultivar M001 chromosome 5, ASM1932011v1, whole genome shotgun sequence, one genomic interval encodes:
- the LOC136452788 gene encoding ras-related protein Rab7-like, whose product MSTSRRRTLLKVIVLGDSGVGKTSLMNQYVHKKFSQQYKATIGADFVTKEVLIEDRLVTLQIWDTAGQERFQSLGVAFYRGADCCVLVYDVNSNRSFDTLNTWHDEFLNQASPSDPKTFPFILLGNKIDVDGGKSRVVSDKKAMEWCASKGNIPYFETSAKEDYNVDNAFLTVAKLALEHERDQDIYFQSVADPVPETEQRSGCAC is encoded by the exons ATGTCGACGTCGCGGAGGCGGACACTCCTCAAGGTCATCGTCCTCGGCGACAGCGG GGTCGGGAAGACGTCGCTGATGAACCA ATATGTCCACAAAAAGTTCAGTCAGCAGTACAAAGCTACAATTGGTGCAGATTTCGTCACAAAGGAGGTTCTCATTGAAGACAGGCTAGTCACGTTGCAG ATCTGGGACACCGCGGGGCAGGAGAGATTCCAGAGTCTTGGGGTTGCATTCTACAGAGGGGCGGATTGTTGTGTGCTTGTCTATGACGTCAACTCTAACAGGTCATTCGATACACTCAACACATGGCATGATGAGTTCCTCAACCAA GCTAGTCCATCAGATCCTAAAACTTTCCCCTTCATCTTACTCGGTAACAAGATTGATGTAGATGGTGGAAAAAGCAGAGTG GTTTCTGATAAGAAAGCAATGGAGTGGTGTGCTTCTAAAGGCAATATCCCTTATTTTGAAACTTCTGCAAAAGAGGACTACAATGTTGACAACGCTTTCCTGACTGTTGCCAAGCTTGCTCTAGAGCATGAACGTGATCAGGACAT TTACTTCCAGAGTGTTGCGGATCCTGTCCCTGAGACTGAGCAGAGAAGCGGATGTGCATGCTAG